Below is a window of Picosynechococcus sp. PCC 7002 DNA.
TCTCCGAAGCGGATATGGCCTATGAAAATCCCGATCTTCTCGAAACCATGAGCATGGGCCGACAATTTGGTGGGGAAGATCTCCAGATTTTTGATGGAGCCGCCCCAGTAGGCCATCGCGGCAGTTATCTATATGATGATGAAGGCGTTCCGGCTACCACGACCCAATTGATTCAAGATGGCAAACTTGTGGGCCGCCTCCATTCCCGCGAAACCGCTGGCAAGCTCGATGAAAAACCCACAGGCAACGCCCGCTGTTTGAACTATCACTATCCGCCCATTGTCCGCATGACCAACACCTGGATCGAGCGGGGTAAAACGCCCGTTGCCGACTTACCCACGGACATCAAAGAAGGAGTCTACGCGAAAAACTGGCTCGGCGGCATGACCAATGGCGAAATGTTTACTTTTAGCGCCGGGGAAGCTTGGATGATCCGCGATGGCAAAATTGCTGAACCCGTCAAGGATGTCACCCTCTCTGGCAACGTCTTTAAAACGTTAAAAAATATTGAGGCGATCGCCGACGATTTTTACTGGGACGAATCCGGTGGTTGCGGCAAGGGAGGCCAAAGCGGTTTACCCGTCGGTTGTGGCGGCCCTTCCCTGCGCATCCGTGATGTCGTCGTCGGCTAAACATCCTCCCTAGAGGGAGGTGCCGTAGGCGGAGGGTGCCATTCGTGCCGCTACAACAAAGAATGTTGAATTTTCAAAATGCTTGTGCCAGCATAAAGAGGTTCTACCGGATAAAACCTGCCGGAGAATAGGAGGTGATGCCCATGAATGACAGTAGTAACAACATGGGTCTCACAGTTAAAGTAAATCGGCTGCGTGCCGGGGCTGTTCTCTAAAATTTTGCTTACTCCGTTGAGTAGGTTAAGAGAGTCGGAGTTCCTTCCGGCAGTCAGATTTTAACTAAAGAGACCCGACTAGACCGCCCTTGCTTCGTTATCGTAGAGATAACCCTAGTAAGGGCGGATAGTTTTTTAGAGGAGGTTTTCTCCATGGCAACCCGATTGACCGACACCGAAATCCAAGCACAATTGAGTCAATTTCCTGAATGGTCAAAGGTTGATAACAAAATTCAACGCCGATTTAAGTTCAAAAACTTTATTGAGGCCATTGACTTTGTAAACAAACTCGTCGAACCGGCCGAAGCCGCCGACCATCACCCCGACATCGAGATTTCCTACAACAAAGTCACCGTAAACCTAACCACCCATGACGCTGGCGGCCTTACCCAAAAAGATTTTGATCTCGCCGGAACTTTCGATCAACTGTAAACGTCAAAAGCCGCCAACACCTCAAACAAAACCTTAAGGAAAAACATCTGGGAAGTTTTTAGATTTTCTATCTAGAAGAAAAAAAATAAGCGCAAGCACTCTATCGATTCAAAATCCAGGAGGCTATGCTGTAACATTTCTGACAAAACTTCTCAGGTAACTTTTACTTAATGGATAGGTAAAGGAATCATCAAAAAATTCTTATGACGAATCCATTCCCAATCCAAAATTTTGAGCTAATATGATTGATACAAAGGCCTGATCTGAAATCTCAGAATCTAGTGCCTTAATGTGTGAGGAAAAACAAATGAAAACATCTTTATCTCTCTGGAAGTCTCTATCCATTGCTTCTGCTGCTGTCGGCGTTTCCGTTGCCACTGCTGGCACCGCCCAAGCCCAAGCAAATAACAGCGAACTCCTTAACCAAATCAACACCTACAGCCAAGGTGACATTGCTCAGGTAAACAGCGTTTTCCAACTCAGCGATGTTTCTCCCTCTGACTGGGCTTTTGATGCGCTTCGTAACCTAGTCGAAAACTACAACTGTATTGTTGGGTATCCCGATGGCACCTTCCGTGGTAACCGTCCCCTCAGCCGTTATGAATTTGCGGCTGGTCTGAACGCTTGTTTACAACAAATCGAGCGGATGATTCAAAGTGGTGGTTCTGAAGTAACCCCCGAAGATCTCGCTGCCCTCCGTCGCTTGATCAACGAATTTGAAGCAGAACTCGCTACCCTCGGTGCTCGCGTTGATGACCTTGAAGGTCGCGTTGAATTCCTCGAAGATAATCAATTCTCTACTACCACCAAGCTCAAGGGTGAAGTTGTCTTCGCCATTGGCGACAGTTTTGGTGACGTCAATGCCCTAGACTTTCGTATTGCAGAAGATACTACAATTGACGATGTCGTATTCACCCCTGATTTCTTGAGAGACGGTGTAGCTAGCGGGTTTGGCGGTGCCACCATCGTTGCTAATGACGATGATGATACTCAAACAACCTTCACCGACCGTGTTCGTCTCACCCTTGAAACTAGCTTCACCGGTAAAGATACTTTAATCACTCGCTTGACTGCTGGGAACTCTTCATCTTTCTCCCCCACTGCAGGTGCAGTTGTTGATGATGGTCCTGATCTCGGCTCTGGTGTAGGCTTCCAAACCTTTAACCTCGACACTGGCAACGACGTTGTCATCGACTGGTTGGCCTATTACTTCCCTCTCCGCAGAGCAAATGTTTACCTCGCAGCTTTTGGTGGTCTCCACAGTGACTACACCAGCACAACCTTCGGCGCAACTGGTCTTGAAGACTTCACCGGTGGTAGCGGTTCTCTAACTCAACTCGCTGCATCTAGCCCCATCTACACCATCGGTGGTGGCTCCGGTCTTGGTTTCAACATGCCTCTCGGCCCCGTTGATATCTCCTTGGGCTACCTCGCTGATGAAGCAGCCGATTCCACTGAAAGCAATGGTCTGTTCAACGGTGAATACGGTGCACTAGCACAGATTGCTTTCAACCTCGGCGATCGGGCTGAGTTGGGTGTAACCTACGTCAACAGCTACCACGACAGCGGTGCTATCTATGACTTCGGTGGTGGTTCTGCAGTAAATGGTACAGCTTGGGCGAACGCTCTTGGCTTGTTCGGCACTGAAGCCAATAGCTACGGTGTTCAAGGTAAGTTTGACATTACTGACCGTATTTCCTTAGCCGCTTACGGGATGTACACTGATGCCAAAGTTTCTGGTTCTAGCGACGAGTTCGACATCTGGAGTTATGGTCTTGGTGTAGCCTTCAACGACCTTGGTAAAGAAGGTAACGTTCTTGGTCTCTTTGCTGGTGCTCCTCCTTACCTCGCAGAAGGTGATCTCAAGACTCCTCTGCAAGTTGAAGGTTTCTATAAGTACCAACTCACCGACGGAATCTCCATCACTCCTGGCGTAATCTGGTTGAAGGATGCTGCTCAGGGTGTGCTGGGTGAAGAAGATGCCATCATCGGTACTCTCCGCACTACCTTCACTTTCTAAACCAGTTAACTTTGTTTAGACAGATTTAATTCTCACACTTTTTGATTTTGAGAAAGCCTCACCTCCAGGTGGGGTTTTCTTTTTGGACACCCCCACCCCTCAAGGGGAGAAGACACCCTCCGGCCTGTCGGCCACCTCCCTCTAGGGAGGATTAATGCTTCTCTAATTCCCTTCATACTCTGTTTTTCTAAGGAAGGATATTAGGGGAAGATGGTAAGTGATGTTTATGGAATCAGAATTTGATGAGAATTAGTGTTTTTGGGATGGGGCTAATGGGGACACCGATCGCCCTAAAATTAGCCCAGGAAAATTTTTTGGTGACCGCCTACAACCGGACAGCAGACAAACTGAATCCTCTGGAAGAACAAGGTTTAACGGTAACGACGAATCCCCAAACGGCGATCGCCAACAGTGATTATTTAATTTTGACCCTCAGTGATGCGGCGGCAATCCAAACGGTCTTATTAGAAAACGCAGATACTTTTTTTACAGGGAAAACAATTATCCAGATGGGGACGATTGCTCCAGAAGAAAGTAAGGCGATCGCCGAAGAAGTTCAGCGACGTCAAGGTCAATATTTAGAAGCACCAGTCCTCGGCAGTATTCCCGAAGCAAAAAAGGGAACATTGCTCGTGATGGTCGGGGGCGAAGAAACATTATTCCAAGCCTGTTTGCCAATTTTTAAAACCCTGGGGCAAGACCCGAAATATATTGGGGCAGTAGGTCAAGCAGCAGCCCTGAAATTGGCTTTAAATCAGTTGATTGCGGGCTTAACGGCTAGTTTTTCCCTGAGTTTAGGATTAATTCAACGGGAAAAAGTCGATCTTGATAAATTTATGGGGATTTTGCGAGATAGTGCCCTCTATGCCCCCACCTTTGATAAAAAACTGCCGCGCATGGGCGATCGCACCTTTGCAAATCCCAACTTCCCCACGAAGCATTTACTCAAAGATACTAGGCTCTTTTTAGCAGCAGCAAAAACCGTCGGCCTTGAGACCACGGGGCTAGAAGGCATTCGAGAAATTATCGAGCAGGCGATCGCCTTGAATCTCGCCGAGGCAGACTACTCTGCTATTTATCAAGTGATTAATCCTGGCCCCACACCTTAGCGACCATTTGATTACGGCCACGGGCCTTGGCTTCGTATAGCGCGACATCCGCCAGGGCGACAAATTTTTCTGGATTCGTCGTCACACAGCCTGGTTCAATGGAGGCAACCCCCAAACTGACCGTGACAATCGGCGCTACCAAAGAGCTCTGGTGGGGAATCTGCAAACTGCGGACTTGCTCGATGATATTTTCTCCCAGTAATTGCGCCCCAACACCGGGGGTATCTGGCAAGATGACGATGATCTCTTCGCCACCATAACGGGAAACTAAATCTGTGGGTCGCTTCACTTGGCTGGCGATCGCCTGGGCTACTTCAAACAAACAATGATCCCCAGCCTGGTGACCATAGGTATCATTGTAATTTTTAAAAAAATCCACATCAATGAAAATAATCGAGAGAGGTATTTGATTGCGGAGCATCAGTCGCCATTGACGCTCTAAAACCAAATCAAAAACTCGACGATTCGCCAGTTGGGTCAAAGGATCTAAAGCCGCTAACCGTTGCAATTGCACATTCGTCGCTTCCAAACGTTGGTAAAGCTTTGCCTGATAAATGAGGTGGCGCACCCGTTGGCGCAAAATTGTCCAGTGGATCGGTTTGGTGATGAAATCCGTTGCCCCGGCGGTAAAGGCCTTGGTGACTGATTCGTCATCTTCCCGGGCCGTAATCATCAAGATGGGAGTGCGGGCAATCTTTGTCAGTAGATCTTCTGCTTGTTGGTAGGCCACCAATTCGTGACGAAGCAGAAAAGTTTCCTGGGAAATTTCAGTATTTTTTGCAGGAGAAATTTCAGTGCTAGCTTGGAGTTGTCGAAAGGCATTACAAAATTCCAAGCCATCCATGACCGGCATCATAAAATCCAACAGGATAATATCGGGCATGGTTTTTTGGAATATTTCTAGTCCCTCTTGACCATTGGTTGCTTCAGCGACTGCATAACCTTCTTTTTCCATCCAAAAACGAATCAGGCGACGCGAAATTGGATCGTCATCAATGACAAGAATTAACGGTTGATCATCCTGCATTGAGACAGAATCAGCGGTCATAGATTCTAGGCACAAAAAGAACTATATGGTTATTCTAACGGGTTACTGTCCTAGGCAATCGGCCCTCTGATGTTAATTTGACGACCTTTCAGAGATTTTCAGTATGATCACCTAGATTGCTATTCCTGCTCGATTTGGGTGACGCGGCGCACGTTCAAAGTATCGCTCATGTTTTTAATTTGATTAATGCTGTGGGCCAGTTGTTGGGCATTACGAATTTCAATCCGCAAAGAAATAATCGCTGGTTGGCTGTGGCTCGTTTTGACGTTGGTACTCCGCACGTTGATGTGCTGATCGCTCAGGCGTGACAGGATATCTCGTAGGACTCCCACCCGGTCAATGACTTCAATGCGGAGATCCACAGGGTAGACCGGAGCATGCTTTTGGTCGATGCTGGGATTCCAACTCACAGGAATTAGGCGATCGCCATCGAAGTTTTGCACATTGGCGCAGCTGCGGTGGTGAATGGAAATCCCCTTATGGCTGCGGGTGACAATGCCGATAATCGGTTCGCCGGGCAAGGGGGCACAACAACTGGCGATGGTATAAACCAACCCTTCAATGCCAGCAATGGGGTATTTATGGCTATCTTGGAGGGGCTTGGCCGGTTTCGTCGCTGTGTTTAAAGAAGCTTCTAGTTCCAGTTGGGGGAGATGTTCTTCTTCCTGGTCGCGCACTTGATCCCGCCAGCGGTTCACCACTTGGTTGAGGGTGACTTCGCCGTAACCCAAAGCCGCCAACAGATCCTCGGTATTTTGGTAATTGCACTTGTGAGCAACGGTTTGCATCGCCTCGGATTTGAGGATCGAATCGAGGCCCGTTTTTCCCAGTTCTTTTTCGAGTAAGCTGCGACCCCGTGCTAAGTTTTCATCCCGCCGCGATCGCTTAAACCATTGGCGAATCCTATTTTTGGCACTGGGAGTAACTACATAATTGAGCCAATCGAGGCTGGGGTGGGCATTTTTTTGGGTGATAATTTCGACAATATCGCCATTGCGGAGTTTTTTTTCTAACACCGACCAACGACCATTGATCCGCGCCCCTTTCATGTGGTTCCCCACCTCGGTGTGAATGCGATAGGCGAAGTCGATGGAAGTAGCACCTTTGGCCAGGGCCACCACATCCCCATTGGGGGTAAAGACATACACATCATCTTCAAAGAGATTGTCCTTGAGGTTGTCAATGTATTCTTCAGCATCCTTGAGGTCGCTTTGCCATTCGATCAGTTGCCGCAACCAAGTGAATTTTTCGTCTTCGGAGGTGAAACTAGCAGCGGAATGACCGGCTTCTTTATATTTCCAGTGGGCGGCAATCCCGTATTCGGCGATGTGGTGCATTTCCATGGTGCGAATTTGCACTTCGAGGGGGCGACCATTTAAGCCGACAACGGTGGTGTGGAGGGATTGGTAGCGGTTGGGCTTCGGCAGGCCAATGTAGTCTTTAAAGCGTCCAGGAATCGGTTTAAAGGCATCGTGAATCACCGCCAGGGCGCGGTAACATTCGTCATTGGTTTCGACAATAATCCGAATCCCAGCGATGTCAAAGATTTCATCAAATTCTTTGTGTTGTCGTTGCATCTTGTGATAGATGCTGTAGAGGTGCTTCGGGCGACCTTTAATTTCCCAGACGTGGAGGCCCAGGTGACGCAGGCGATCGCGGATAATTTCAATGGCCTCTTCGAGTTTGGCTTCCCGCTCGGTGCGTTTTTCGGAAATGTGTTTTTGCATCGAACGGTAGGCTTCCCGCTCGAGATACTTAAAACAGAGATCTTCTAGTTCCCACTTAAAACGCCAAATCCCTAAGCGATTGGCCAGGGGCGCAAAGATTTCGCGGGTTTCCAGGGCAATGCGTTCTTGTTTGTCGGGGCGCAGATGTTCGAGGGTGCGCATATTGTGGAGGCGATCGGCGAGTTTCACGACGATCACGCGGATATCCTCGGCCATGGAAAGGAACATCCGCCGGAAATTTTCTGCTTGGCGTTCTGTTTTGCTAGAAAAAGTAAATTTGGTGAGCTTGGTTACCCCTTCGACAAGCTTGCGGGTTTCAGCGCCAAAGCGTTCTTCAATTTCTTCGGGACTGACTTCTGTGTCTTCGACCACATCATGGAGAAATCCCGCCGCAATCATCGCCCCATTTCCGCCTAGATCGAGCAACAATCCTGCTACGGCAATGGGATGGGCAATATAAGGCTCGCCAGATTTACGGGTTTGACCTTCGTGGAGGGCATGGGCAAAGCGAAAGGCTTCACCGATGAGTTGGCGATCGCCTTCGGAGACCCCGACCAATTGCTCTGGCTGATAGAGATAATTTTTCAACCAAGCAGGTAGCGGCACATCAAATTTTTCTGTTTCGGATGCGGCAGTTAATTGAACGGGAGAAGCAGTCATAGAAACACAGGGGAGAAGAAAAACAACAACGACAGCGGACGAGCTTAAAAAGGTTGTAATAGAAGGCGATATTTGGGGCAACCTTAACCCGCATTCCTCGGTCGAAGGGGAAGCGAGGGGCCGACTCCTGAAACCAAAAGGATGAAGCTGGAGACTTGAACAAAAAGCTTAAAACAGAGATTAAATTTGCTTTAAGTATCTTAATTCTTACTTAAAAGTTTAGATTTGCACAAAATATTTTTGGAAAGATTAATTTTGATACAGTTTTGATGGCTTGTTTGTTCTCTAAATTTGCACTATCTACCCGATGAATTTTTCTGCCTATCAACAATTAAAAATCGATTTGCAAACCCTGGCCACAGATTTAACGCCCCTCCAACAGGAATCGGGGGCTTTAGTCCGTCAGGGCCAAGGGTTCCTCAGCTTTTGGGAAACCCAGTTAGCCCCCCTCACTGGGGAACAGCTTCCTGAAAAAATCTATAGCGCTTGGCGATCGCTCCACACGGAATTGTATCGGGGGTTGCGGCTCCTCAATACCGATTTAATCTTTCTCCAGGGCAGCCGCAGCCCCAACACCCAAAGCCAAAAACAACAGCAGATCCAAGCCCGTCTGGCCCAACTCGATCAATACTGCACAGAAATCATTAAGCTTGGCGATCGCCTGACACCGGAAGCGTAAAGTGAAACTCACTGCCCTGGCCTGGGGTACTATCGACCCAGATGCGACCTTGATGGGCTTGGATAATTTGTCGACAGACAGCTAAGCCCAGACCGTAGCCCTCTTGGGTGGCATCTCGCTTAAGACGAAAATGCCCCTCGAAAATTTTTTCCTGTTCCTCCTCTGGGATACCATGGCCCGTATCAATCACACTCACCTGTACCTGTTGGAGGGTGCGATGGAGACCCACAAGCCGCACAAGCCCCCCTTCAGGACTATATTTGATGGCGTTGTCTAGCAAATTGACAATGACCTGCCGGATCAATTCCCGGTCTCCATAAACCTCTGGCAGATCCCGGGGGATATCCAAGACCAATTGAATCGATTTACGTTGAAACCG
It encodes the following:
- a CDS encoding GGDEF domain-containing response regulator; this translates as MTADSVSMQDDQPLILVIDDDPISRRLIRFWMEKEGYAVAEATNGQEGLEIFQKTMPDIILLDFMMPVMDGLEFCNAFRQLQASTEISPAKNTEISQETFLLRHELVAYQQAEDLLTKIARTPILMITAREDDESVTKAFTAGATDFITKPIHWTILRQRVRHLIYQAKLYQRLEATNVQLQRLAALDPLTQLANRRVFDLVLERQWRLMLRNQIPLSIIFIDVDFFKNYNDTYGHQAGDHCLFEVAQAIASQVKRPTDLVSRYGGEEIIVILPDTPGVGAQLLGENIIEQVRSLQIPHQSSLVAPIVTVSLGVASIEPGCVTTNPEKFVALADVALYEAKARGRNQMVAKVWGQD
- a CDS encoding 4a-hydroxytetrahydrobiopterin dehydratase produces the protein MATRLTDTEIQAQLSQFPEWSKVDNKIQRRFKFKNFIEAIDFVNKLVEPAEAADHHPDIEISYNKVTVNLTTHDAGGLTQKDFDLAGTFDQL
- a CDS encoding iron uptake porin, with translation MKTSLSLWKSLSIASAAVGVSVATAGTAQAQANNSELLNQINTYSQGDIAQVNSVFQLSDVSPSDWAFDALRNLVENYNCIVGYPDGTFRGNRPLSRYEFAAGLNACLQQIERMIQSGGSEVTPEDLAALRRLINEFEAELATLGARVDDLEGRVEFLEDNQFSTTTKLKGEVVFAIGDSFGDVNALDFRIAEDTTIDDVVFTPDFLRDGVASGFGGATIVANDDDDTQTTFTDRVRLTLETSFTGKDTLITRLTAGNSSSFSPTAGAVVDDGPDLGSGVGFQTFNLDTGNDVVIDWLAYYFPLRRANVYLAAFGGLHSDYTSTTFGATGLEDFTGGSGSLTQLAASSPIYTIGGGSGLGFNMPLGPVDISLGYLADEAADSTESNGLFNGEYGALAQIAFNLGDRAELGVTYVNSYHDSGAIYDFGGGSAVNGTAWANALGLFGTEANSYGVQGKFDITDRISLAAYGMYTDAKVSGSSDEFDIWSYGLGVAFNDLGKEGNVLGLFAGAPPYLAEGDLKTPLQVEGFYKYQLTDGISITPGVIWLKDAAQGVLGEEDAIIGTLRTTFTF
- the patD gene encoding heterocyst frequency control protein PatD, with protein sequence MNFSAYQQLKIDLQTLATDLTPLQQESGALVRQGQGFLSFWETQLAPLTGEQLPEKIYSAWRSLHTELYRGLRLLNTDLIFLQGSRSPNTQSQKQQQIQARLAQLDQYCTEIIKLGDRLTPEA
- a CDS encoding NAD(P)-dependent oxidoreductase; protein product: MRISVFGMGLMGTPIALKLAQENFLVTAYNRTADKLNPLEEQGLTVTTNPQTAIANSDYLILTLSDAAAIQTVLLENADTFFTGKTIIQMGTIAPEESKAIAEEVQRRQGQYLEAPVLGSIPEAKKGTLLVMVGGEETLFQACLPIFKTLGQDPKYIGAVGQAAALKLALNQLIAGLTASFSLSLGLIQREKVDLDKFMGILRDSALYAPTFDKKLPRMGDRTFANPNFPTKHLLKDTRLFLAAAKTVGLETTGLEGIREIIEQAIALNLAEADYSAIYQVINPGPTP
- a CDS encoding RelA/SpoT family protein, whose amino-acid sequence is MTASPVQLTAASETEKFDVPLPAWLKNYLYQPEQLVGVSEGDRQLIGEAFRFAHALHEGQTRKSGEPYIAHPIAVAGLLLDLGGNGAMIAAGFLHDVVEDTEVSPEEIEERFGAETRKLVEGVTKLTKFTFSSKTERQAENFRRMFLSMAEDIRVIVVKLADRLHNMRTLEHLRPDKQERIALETREIFAPLANRLGIWRFKWELEDLCFKYLEREAYRSMQKHISEKRTEREAKLEEAIEIIRDRLRHLGLHVWEIKGRPKHLYSIYHKMQRQHKEFDEIFDIAGIRIIVETNDECYRALAVIHDAFKPIPGRFKDYIGLPKPNRYQSLHTTVVGLNGRPLEVQIRTMEMHHIAEYGIAAHWKYKEAGHSAASFTSEDEKFTWLRQLIEWQSDLKDAEEYIDNLKDNLFEDDVYVFTPNGDVVALAKGATSIDFAYRIHTEVGNHMKGARINGRWSVLEKKLRNGDIVEIITQKNAHPSLDWLNYVVTPSAKNRIRQWFKRSRRDENLARGRSLLEKELGKTGLDSILKSEAMQTVAHKCNYQNTEDLLAALGYGEVTLNQVVNRWRDQVRDQEEEHLPQLELEASLNTATKPAKPLQDSHKYPIAGIEGLVYTIASCCAPLPGEPIIGIVTRSHKGISIHHRSCANVQNFDGDRLIPVSWNPSIDQKHAPVYPVDLRIEVIDRVGVLRDILSRLSDQHINVRSTNVKTSHSQPAIISLRIEIRNAQQLAHSINQIKNMSDTLNVRRVTQIEQE